In Salinigranum marinum, one DNA window encodes the following:
- a CDS encoding TspO/MBR family protein — MASLGSSVRRLAVTRPLVALALAVLAVELVGASGAIFTAQGLGEWYDSLARPAFAPPNWVFGPVWTALFALIGVAVWLVWRQADAAPRDVRLAFGVFIVHFVFNLGWSAAFFGARRIGLGLAVIAVLWLLIVATAWTFDRVDRRAALLLLPYLLWVSFAAVLNYRFWVLN; from the coding sequence ATGGCGTCTCTGGGATCTAGCGTCCGCCGGTTGGCCGTCACTCGCCCGCTCGTCGCGCTCGCGCTCGCGGTGCTGGCCGTCGAACTCGTCGGCGCGTCCGGAGCCATCTTCACCGCGCAGGGGCTCGGCGAGTGGTACGACTCGCTCGCACGCCCGGCGTTCGCCCCGCCGAACTGGGTCTTCGGCCCGGTGTGGACCGCCCTGTTCGCGCTCATCGGGGTCGCGGTGTGGCTCGTCTGGCGGCAGGCCGACGCCGCGCCGCGGGACGTCCGGCTCGCGTTCGGCGTGTTCATCGTCCACTTCGTGTTCAACCTGGGCTGGTCGGCCGCCTTCTTCGGCGCGCGGCGGATCGGTCTCGGCCTTGCCGTCATCGCCGTCCTCTGGCTGTTGATCGTGGCGACCGCGTGGACGTTCGACCGGGTCGACCGACGCGCGGCGCTGCTCTTGCTCCCGTACCTCCTCTGGGTCTCGTTCGCGGCCGTCCTCAACTACCGCTTCTGGGTGTTGAACTAG
- a CDS encoding MFS transporter, producing the protein MTRRLSAVSPASSPFFALYLARFAGGFGFITLATLLPKYIEALDPSAVTLLGVTVSAGLVIGLFTAGFTLSSGLAVVPVAWWGDRSDKRRVLLVALALGVGVYAAYPLVETSLGFIGLRLVQGVVFAGISLMALGLVGQLATGGTRANYIGKANAWAFAASIVGSLSAGVLYDRFGFGPVFTVVTAVFVVTTALVWWALPPDETVVEGFPFSDLALNRRVLTIATFRTQYAVAVTLVRTWVPIFAGVSAATGGLAYGGLAVSLTVVAEKFTNMLAQPTMGRLSDRHGRAAFVACGGACYGLVAVAVPFAPAVGATLGLPATLPLLGPLSPAFLPLVGLSGLLGVADSLREPASMALFADEGTDSGGVASSFGVRDLLWRPGSIAGPLLGGWLMTEVGMGWVFYTGGAFALTGVVSFLATLVILHGPNALSEW; encoded by the coding sequence GTGACCCGTCGTCTCTCCGCGGTCAGTCCTGCCTCCTCCCCGTTCTTCGCGCTCTATCTCGCCCGCTTCGCCGGCGGCTTCGGTTTCATCACCCTCGCGACGCTCCTCCCGAAGTACATCGAGGCGCTCGACCCCTCGGCCGTGACGCTCCTCGGCGTCACCGTCTCGGCGGGGCTCGTCATCGGCCTGTTCACCGCCGGCTTCACGCTCTCGTCGGGGCTCGCCGTGGTGCCCGTCGCCTGGTGGGGCGATCGGAGCGACAAACGCCGAGTCCTGCTCGTGGCGCTCGCCCTCGGCGTCGGCGTCTACGCGGCGTACCCTCTGGTCGAGACGAGCCTCGGGTTCATCGGGCTCCGACTCGTCCAGGGCGTCGTCTTCGCCGGTATCTCGCTCATGGCGCTCGGACTGGTCGGCCAACTCGCCACCGGGGGGACACGCGCGAACTACATCGGTAAGGCGAACGCCTGGGCGTTCGCCGCCTCGATCGTCGGCAGCCTGAGCGCGGGCGTGCTCTACGACCGGTTCGGCTTCGGCCCCGTCTTCACCGTGGTCACCGCCGTCTTCGTGGTGACGACGGCGCTCGTCTGGTGGGCCCTCCCGCCGGACGAGACCGTCGTCGAGGGGTTCCCGTTCTCGGATCTCGCGCTCAACCGCCGGGTCCTCACGATCGCCACCTTCCGGACACAGTACGCCGTCGCCGTCACGCTCGTGCGGACGTGGGTGCCCATCTTCGCCGGCGTCTCCGCCGCGACCGGTGGCCTCGCGTACGGCGGCCTCGCGGTGAGTCTAACCGTCGTCGCCGAGAAGTTCACGAACATGCTCGCTCAGCCGACGATGGGTCGGCTCTCGGACCGTCACGGCCGGGCGGCGTTCGTCGCGTGCGGTGGCGCGTGTTACGGACTCGTCGCCGTCGCCGTCCCGTTCGCTCCGGCGGTCGGCGCGACGCTCGGGCTCCCGGCGACGCTCCCACTCCTGGGCCCGCTGTCGCCCGCGTTCCTCCCGCTCGTCGGGCTGAGCGGGCTGTTGGGCGTGGCCGACAGCCTGCGGGAGCCGGCCAGCATGGCGCTGTTCGCCGACGAGGGGACCGACTCGGGAGGCGTCGCCTCCAGTTTCGGCGTTCGCGACCTCCTCTGGCGGCCCGGGAGCATCGCCGGCCCGCTCCTGGGTGGGTGGCTCATGACCGAGGTCGGCATGGGCTGGGTGTTCTACACCGGTGGCGCGTTCGCGCTCACCGGCGTCGTCTCCTTTCTCGCCACGCTCGTCATCCTCCACGGGCCGAACGCGCTGTCGGAGTGGTGA
- a CDS encoding HEAT repeat domain-containing protein, whose translation MGAEETEDDGVSGDETPGDAGPTADAFVPGGVGDLVEYVASVDTEVLLLRRTGGDRRGELVVDVAPVPAGVRTDVAPAVDVWCLNAGPPVASPVPLAEIESIRPVPDAETATAALPADPRARAAVLRELASRDPTLVDVAVVLPALDRRASADRGLVIDALGCLTSVAHERPDDCVAAVPQVRTLVSETVDREVRTGGLAYLAALAATRPEEVAPHVAVATPSLDATDPAEATAAVACVSHVAGAEPGAVVDCVADLVAMLDTDDSERRMRAAYAIGRVAVVDPAAVRTAVPRLVATVADQRARTATRLNATCAVGRVVGDRPAAVVDHLPTFVDTLCHGDAGLRANAAGVVGDLAATHAVDVRRHVAPLVARLDDEDEVVRVNGSTALARVAREFPEAVAEHVAALIDGLDDEASVVRENVCWSLGYLRGRARTARPPLERVRAGDADGRVRDRACWALDRVEGGADGDADHDGVGIGD comes from the coding sequence TTGGGTGCCGAAGAGACGGAGGATGACGGAGTGAGCGGCGACGAGACGCCGGGAGACGCCGGACCGACGGCCGACGCGTTCGTCCCTGGGGGCGTCGGTGACCTGGTCGAGTACGTCGCGTCGGTCGACACCGAGGTGCTCTTGTTGCGACGGACCGGTGGGGACCGCCGGGGCGAGTTGGTCGTCGACGTCGCGCCCGTCCCGGCCGGCGTGCGGACCGACGTCGCGCCGGCGGTCGACGTGTGGTGCCTCAACGCGGGACCGCCGGTCGCGTCTCCGGTTCCCCTCGCAGAGATCGAATCCATCCGGCCGGTCCCGGACGCCGAGACGGCGACCGCGGCGCTCCCGGCCGACCCTCGCGCCCGCGCCGCCGTCCTCCGTGAACTCGCCAGCCGTGACCCGACGCTGGTCGACGTGGCTGTCGTCCTTCCGGCGCTCGACCGTCGCGCCTCCGCGGACCGGGGGCTCGTGATCGACGCACTGGGCTGTCTCACGAGCGTCGCACACGAGCGTCCCGACGACTGCGTGGCCGCGGTCCCGCAGGTACGGACGCTCGTCTCCGAGACGGTCGACCGGGAGGTTCGGACCGGCGGACTGGCCTACCTCGCGGCCCTCGCGGCGACGCGCCCCGAGGAGGTCGCACCCCACGTCGCGGTCGCGACTCCCTCGCTCGACGCCACGGACCCGGCGGAAGCGACTGCGGCAGTCGCGTGCGTCTCGCACGTCGCGGGCGCAGAGCCCGGTGCCGTCGTCGACTGCGTGGCCGACCTCGTCGCGATGCTCGACACGGACGACTCCGAGCGACGGATGCGAGCGGCGTACGCCATCGGTCGCGTCGCCGTCGTCGACCCCGCGGCTGTCCGGACCGCGGTCCCCCGGCTCGTCGCGACCGTCGCCGACCAGCGCGCACGAACGGCGACGCGGTTGAACGCGACCTGTGCGGTCGGTCGCGTCGTCGGCGACCGACCCGCCGCCGTCGTCGACCACCTCCCGACGTTCGTCGACACCCTCTGCCACGGCGACGCCGGGCTCCGCGCCAACGCCGCCGGCGTCGTCGGCGACCTGGCGGCGACCCACGCCGTCGACGTTCGCCGCCACGTCGCCCCGCTCGTGGCACGGCTCGACGACGAGGACGAGGTCGTCCGGGTGAACGGCTCGACGGCGCTCGCACGCGTCGCTCGCGAGTTCCCCGAGGCCGTCGCCGAGCACGTCGCGGCGCTGATCGACGGCCTCGACGACGAGGCGTCCGTCGTCCGCGAGAACGTCTGCTGGTCGCTCGGCTACCTCCGCGGGCGGGCGCGGACCGCGCGTCCCCCGCTCGAACGCGTCCGCGCCGGCGACGCCGACGGTCGGGTCCGCGACCGAGCATGCTGGGCGCTCGACCGAGTCGAGGGCGGTGCCGACGGGGACGCCGACCACGACGGCGTCGGGATCGGCGACTGA